A region of Lycium barbarum isolate Lr01 chromosome 3, ASM1917538v2, whole genome shotgun sequence DNA encodes the following proteins:
- the LOC132630192 gene encoding uncharacterized protein LOC132630192, protein MANLTKLEFVALDISGKNYLSWVLDAEIHLDAMGLGDTIKENNKASNQENAKAMIFLRHHLDEDLKIEYLTIKDPLVLWKNLKERITSILTLCGEKISDSDKLEKTFSTFHASNNRPTGAAPLPEVNEVYAHYSRRGKGRGPGRGHDNSRGRDNSRGRGRGRDNGQRRNYFPGVNHSSKKNHHQKGKRKDDRHEVPEARGLENKCYRCGGIGHWARTCRTAKHLVELYQASIKRKKKNPEANFISENQIDITHLDVADFFEHPERKIDHLIGDGSVVRDD, encoded by the exons ATGGCTAACCTTACAAAACTCGAGTTCGTTGCCCTTGATATTTCAGGCAAGAACTACCTATCATGGGTGCTAGATGCTGAAATCCATCTTGATGCTATGGGTCTTGGAGACACcattaaagaaaataataaagcatcCAACCAAGAAAATGCCAAGGCTATGATATTCTTGCGTCATCATCTTGATGAGGACCTGAAAATTGAATATCTTACTATTAAGGATCCACTCGTTTTAtggaaaaacttgaaagaaag AATTACTTCTATATTGACACTATGTGGAGAAAAGATTAGTGATTCTGATAAACTCGAAAAGACGTTCTCCACTTTTCATGCCTCGAat AATCGACCTACTGGCGCTGCACCACTCCCGGAAGTAAATGAGGTGTATGCCCACTACTCCAGGCGTGGAAAAGGTCGTGGCCCCGGTCGTGGTCATGACAATAGTCGTGGTCGTGATAATAGTCGTGGTCGTGGTCGTGGTCGTGATAATggtcaaagaagaaattattttccTGGTGTTAATCACTCTTCAAAGAAAAATCACCACCAAAAGGGGAAAAGGAAGGATGATAGGCATGAAGTGCCAGAAGCACGTGGCTTAGAAAATAAATGCTATCGATGTGGTGGAATTGGACACTgggcacgtacctgtcgtacggcaAAACACTTGGTTGAGCTTTATCAAGCatcaattaaaagaaaaaagaaaaatcccGAAGCTAATTTTATCTCTGAAAATCAAATTGACATCACACACTTGGATGTAGCAGATTTCTTTGAGCACCCTGAACGAAAGATAGATCACTTGATTGGTGATGGTTCTGTGGTTAGAGATGATTAa